Proteins from a single region of Flavobacterium sp. YJ01:
- a CDS encoding TonB-dependent receptor: protein MKKLFLISLLVLFIQATFGQTKTITGTVKNKADGFPIPGVSVMIQGTSNGTTTDFDGNYSISIAPGRSLSFSYMGFETVAIKIEGQQKVNVDLSPSTSKLDEVVVVGFASQKKVNLTGAVAKVDVKKALGSIPVTDITKGLQGTTPGLNITSNSGNLGKQSNINIRGMGTIVNGEASGSPLILVDGVPGDLSMLNAEDVESMSVLKDAASASIYGARAAFGVILITTKSGKNAKGKVRFAYSNNTGWSNPISLVQFNDPTVELPAMIEAQARAGNANPESFGMNYKTLLPGIINWKQNYAATRNPNDKNMILGQDFDIIGGKEYFYRIWNPHDEMLKKNAVQTLHNLSAQGSLSEKSSFIVSLGLANQEGVMKINNETNQRFNLNLGLTTELASWLTGDFKVLGTFQEYDSPFNYYNNGIDTAGNGYFGYYMRWGSYFPYGTYNGTYFRHAPGYMANASQNESKSNDMRISGKLTAQITKDFNIIGEYSFNTNFSSLKMNGGQVPLWDFWTGAADLVSGKPTSMEVANDFVAQAKSSFTRNVANFYANYTKTLGENHNFKVLGGLNSEWYDFERTYARRNTLLDKNKPEFNLAIGDQFTSPLVSNTTLNPGLSRYAIAGFFARVNYDYKGKYLLELNGRYDGSSKFPTNEQWGFFPSASVGYRISEESFMEGTKSWLNDLKIRGSVGSIGNQNIANNAFLPVMTNVTTNPNPYWIGSGTTVNPTVNQPSNVDPNLTWEKVTTQDIGIDIRIFNMLGLTFDYYQRDTKGMLAPGKTLPGSFGQAAANTNSGNLRTKGWELALNFNKQINKDINVYADLTLSDNTTEVTEWNNSSKLLGSFYAGQKLGEIWGLETDRLIQTTDQIDATGLIVNGVDYKNVRTGAFRYGAGDVMYKDLDGDGVISRGDGTALKPGDLKVIGNTTPRYQYGVRLGGALYGFDIDAFFQGVGKREFWTTSDLVLPFYNRTDAMYASMNDYWTPENTDAYFPNPYPGHATNAFGAYAPGSNNFVAQSRYLLDMSYLRLKSMTLGYTFPKSISQKAGFDKIRPYVSGFNLATWKSSRLPVDPEINETEAVWGRTFPYSKTWSVGIQLAF from the coding sequence ATGAAAAAACTATTTCTTATTTCATTGTTGGTTTTGTTCATTCAAGCAACTTTTGGGCAAACAAAAACAATCACTGGAACGGTAAAAAACAAAGCAGACGGATTCCCCATACCTGGTGTCAGCGTAATGATTCAGGGAACATCCAATGGAACTACTACTGATTTTGACGGTAACTACAGCATCAGTATAGCGCCAGGACGAAGCCTTAGTTTTAGCTACATGGGTTTTGAAACCGTAGCAATCAAAATTGAAGGACAACAAAAAGTAAATGTTGATCTTTCTCCAAGTACTTCAAAATTGGATGAAGTTGTTGTAGTAGGATTCGCTTCTCAGAAAAAAGTAAATCTTACTGGAGCAGTTGCAAAGGTAGATGTTAAAAAAGCATTGGGAAGTATTCCTGTTACAGACATAACAAAAGGTTTACAGGGAACTACTCCTGGACTTAATATTACTAGCAACTCAGGTAACTTAGGAAAACAATCAAACATTAATATTCGTGGAATGGGAACAATTGTGAATGGAGAAGCTTCTGGATCTCCACTTATTTTAGTTGATGGTGTTCCTGGTGATTTATCAATGCTGAATGCAGAAGATGTAGAATCGATGTCTGTACTTAAAGATGCCGCTTCTGCTTCTATTTATGGTGCTCGTGCCGCATTTGGGGTTATCTTAATTACTACTAAAAGCGGTAAAAATGCTAAAGGCAAAGTAAGATTTGCTTACAGTAATAATACAGGTTGGAGCAACCCAATCTCTTTGGTTCAATTTAATGATCCTACTGTAGAACTTCCTGCAATGATCGAAGCACAAGCTAGAGCGGGAAATGCAAATCCGGAATCTTTCGGTATGAACTACAAAACATTATTGCCTGGTATCATTAACTGGAAACAAAACTACGCTGCAACTAGAAATCCTAATGATAAGAATATGATTCTAGGTCAAGATTTTGACATTATTGGCGGAAAAGAATATTTCTACAGAATTTGGAATCCGCATGATGAAATGCTAAAAAAGAATGCGGTACAAACACTTCATAATTTATCAGCACAAGGTTCTTTGAGCGAAAAAAGCTCGTTTATTGTTTCGTTAGGTCTTGCTAATCAAGAAGGTGTAATGAAAATCAATAACGAAACCAACCAAAGATTTAATCTTAATCTTGGGTTGACAACAGAGTTAGCAAGCTGGCTTACAGGAGATTTTAAAGTTTTAGGAACTTTCCAAGAATATGATTCTCCTTTTAACTACTATAACAATGGTATTGATACTGCTGGTAACGGTTATTTTGGTTACTATATGCGTTGGGGTTCTTATTTCCCTTATGGTACTTATAATGGCACTTACTTTAGACACGCGCCAGGTTATATGGCAAATGCATCTCAAAATGAAAGCAAGTCAAATGATATGAGGATAAGCGGAAAACTTACTGCTCAAATCACAAAAGACTTTAATATCATTGGAGAATATAGTTTTAATACTAATTTTTCAAGTCTAAAAATGAACGGTGGTCAAGTGCCTCTTTGGGACTTTTGGACAGGTGCAGCTGACTTAGTTTCAGGAAAACCGACTTCAATGGAAGTGGCTAATGATTTTGTTGCGCAAGCCAAATCATCTTTTACAAGAAATGTAGCCAATTTTTATGCTAATTACACTAAAACATTAGGAGAAAACCATAACTTTAAAGTATTAGGTGGTTTAAACTCAGAATGGTATGATTTTGAGAGAACCTACGCTCGTAGAAATACACTTTTGGACAAAAACAAGCCAGAGTTTAATTTAGCAATTGGTGATCAATTTACTTCGCCTCTAGTTTCTAATACCACTTTAAATCCAGGTTTATCAAGATATGCAATTGCAGGATTTTTTGCGCGTGTAAATTACGATTACAAAGGAAAATATTTACTGGAATTAAACGGACGTTATGACGGTTCGTCAAAATTCCCAACTAATGAGCAATGGGGATTCTTCCCTTCTGCTTCTGTTGGATATAGAATTTCGGAAGAAAGTTTCATGGAAGGAACAAAAAGCTGGTTAAATGATTTGAAAATCCGTGGATCTGTTGGTTCAATTGGAAATCAAAATATCGCCAACAATGCCTTTTTACCAGTTATGACTAACGTTACTACTAATCCTAATCCTTATTGGATAGGTAGCGGTACGACAGTTAATCCTACTGTTAATCAGCCTTCAAATGTTGACCCGAATTTAACTTGGGAAAAGGTAACTACTCAGGATATTGGTATTGATATTCGTATCTTTAATATGTTAGGTTTAACATTTGATTACTATCAACGTGATACTAAAGGAATGTTAGCGCCAGGTAAAACACTTCCAGGTTCATTTGGTCAGGCTGCTGCTAATACAAACTCTGGAAACTTAAGAACAAAAGGTTGGGAACTTGCACTTAACTTTAATAAACAAATAAACAAAGACATAAACGTTTATGCAGATCTTACACTTTCTGATAATACTACAGAAGTAACAGAATGGAACAACTCTTCTAAACTTTTAGGATCTTTCTATGCTGGTCAAAAATTAGGAGAAATCTGGGGATTAGAAACAGATCGATTAATTCAAACAACAGATCAAATTGATGCAACAGGATTAATAGTAAATGGTGTTGATTACAAAAATGTAAGAACTGGTGCTTTTAGATATGGTGCAGGAGATGTAATGTATAAAGATTTAGACGGAGATGGAGTAATCTCTAGAGGCGATGGAACAGCTCTTAAACCAGGAGATTTAAAAGTAATTGGTAATACTACACCTCGCTACCAATATGGAGTTCGTTTAGGTGGTGCATTATACGGATTTGATATTGATGCATTCTTTCAAGGAGTTGGTAAACGCGAATTCTGGACAACTTCAGACTTAGTTTTACCATTCTACAACAGAACAGATGCTATGTATGCAAGTATGAATGATTACTGGACACCAGAAAATACAGATGCGTATTTCCCTAATCCATATCCTGGACATGCTACGAATGCGTTCGGAGCTTATGCACCTGGATCAAACAATTTTGTTGCGCAGTCACGTTATTTATTAGATATGTCTTATTTACGTTTAAAATCTATGACTCTTGGGTATACTTTTCCTAAAAGCATTTCTCAAAAGGCTGGATTTGACAAAATCAGACCGTATGTTTCAGGTTTCAACTTAGCTACTTGGAAAAGCAGCAGATTACCTGTAGATCCTGAAATTAATGAAACTGAAGCAGTATGGGGAAGAACTTTTCCTTACTCTAAAACATGGTCAGTTGGTATACAACTTGCGTTTTAA
- a CDS encoding RagB/SusD family nutrient uptake outer membrane protein yields MRKLIINSKIKLSVVLLAFAGLTASCSDFLDTPPEDVFTDDNFWTSENNVKTFSWLNYNTFNGYGNNAGTTADFYFHASSTGLIDDNLAMNVFTNFLTAPNATNTNWNEYYTLIRRCNLMLERVPNVPMDQAKKNHYIGVAKFFRAHTYFRLAQQFGDVPYTDKYLAQSDANVYKPALSRAEVIDNVIKDLEEAIPMLLNVDDSNVTVNKYTAYALLSRVCLGEGTYRKYNLAQNGSVYLQKAKEAALAVMNNNSFKLNADWKALYNSVELMNNTEVILTKRYLKGVLGNSVQAYTNTSTVQNGLTKFAAESYVTTNGLPIKQAGNAQFLGDATIANTFANRDPRFAKAFSNADYAYSDKPYNGLTSITGYVFQLYNNPATTGTDVSTIGQNQIDAPVFTLSEVYLNYAEACAELGTITNVDLDLSLNKVRTRAGIATLTTDGTNATAGGVQINDPQRTTALEQISGIVNPIIWEIRRERRIEFMAWTTMRKEDLMRWKKGDYLDTNSNPDVVLGARIPALIGGTTKTRVNAQGYVIPYAAGVSRLFVSPKNYLSAIPTNDINLYAAEGVELKQNPGW; encoded by the coding sequence ATGAGAAAATTAATCATAAACTCTAAGATAAAACTATCAGTTGTTTTGCTTGCTTTTGCAGGTCTAACTGCTAGCTGTTCAGATTTTTTGGATACACCTCCTGAGGATGTATTTACAGATGACAATTTTTGGACCTCAGAAAATAACGTAAAAACATTCTCTTGGTTGAACTATAATACGTTTAACGGGTATGGAAATAATGCTGGTACTACTGCCGATTTCTACTTTCATGCTTCGTCTACAGGATTAATAGATGACAACTTAGCGATGAACGTTTTTACAAACTTTCTAACGGCTCCGAATGCTACCAATACAAACTGGAACGAATATTACACTTTGATTCGCCGTTGCAATCTTATGCTAGAAAGAGTTCCTAATGTACCAATGGATCAAGCAAAGAAAAATCACTATATCGGTGTTGCAAAATTTTTCAGAGCTCATACTTATTTCCGTTTAGCGCAACAGTTTGGTGATGTGCCATATACAGATAAATATTTAGCTCAAAGCGATGCTAATGTCTATAAACCAGCTTTATCAAGAGCCGAAGTTATAGACAATGTAATTAAAGATTTAGAAGAAGCAATTCCAATGTTACTAAATGTTGATGACAGCAATGTAACTGTAAATAAATATACTGCTTATGCATTATTGAGCCGAGTATGTTTGGGCGAAGGCACTTACAGAAAGTACAATTTGGCACAAAATGGAAGTGTTTATCTTCAAAAAGCCAAAGAAGCTGCTTTGGCCGTGATGAATAACAATTCTTTCAAACTAAATGCAGATTGGAAAGCGCTTTACAACTCTGTTGAGTTAATGAATAATACTGAAGTAATCTTAACAAAAAGATATCTTAAAGGTGTTTTAGGAAATTCAGTACAAGCGTATACCAATACCTCTACAGTTCAAAACGGATTGACAAAATTTGCAGCAGAAAGTTATGTAACTACAAATGGATTGCCTATCAAACAAGCTGGAAACGCTCAGTTTTTAGGTGATGCTACTATTGCCAATACTTTTGCCAACAGAGATCCAAGATTTGCTAAAGCTTTCAGCAATGCAGATTACGCTTATTCTGACAAACCTTATAACGGTTTAACATCTATAACAGGTTATGTATTTCAGCTGTATAATAACCCTGCTACAACAGGTACAGACGTTTCAACAATTGGACAAAATCAAATTGACGCTCCAGTTTTCACATTAAGCGAAGTGTATTTAAATTATGCTGAAGCATGTGCAGAATTAGGCACAATTACCAATGTTGATCTTGATTTATCACTTAACAAAGTTCGTACACGTGCAGGAATAGCTACTTTGACTACAGATGGTACAAATGCAACTGCTGGTGGAGTACAAATAAACGATCCGCAAAGAACAACGGCATTAGAACAAATTTCGGGAATTGTTAATCCAATTATCTGGGAGATTCGTCGTGAGCGCAGAATCGAGTTTATGGCTTGGACTACAATGAGAAAAGAAGATCTTATGCGTTGGAAAAAAGGAGATTATTTAGATACCAATTCAAATCCTGATGTCGTTTTAGGAGCTAGAATACCTGCTTTGATAGGAGGAACTACTAAAACTAGAGTAAACGCACAAGGATATGTAATTCCTTATGCTGCTGGTGTTTCAAGATTATTTGTATCTCCAAAAAATTATTTGAGTGCAATTCCAACAAATGATATCAATTTATATGCGGCAGAAGGTGTAGAATTGAAACAAAATCCAGGTTGGTAA
- a CDS encoding DUF1343 domain-containing protein has protein sequence MKKFISKSVFIAVYLFVTSLHSNSFSTATTFGTSEINPPAIKTGADNYEKYLPLLKDKKIGIVTNQTGILSNKTHLVDFLLKKKIAIQTIFAPEHGFRGTADAGEHVVDGKDPKTGLSIISLYGDNKKPKPQQLNGIDIMIFDLQDVGARFYTYISSLHYVMEACAENNLPLIILDRPNPNGSIVDGPLLEKEFTSFVGMHPIPLLHGMTIGEYAQMINGEKWLKNGVQCKLTVIPCSNYNRNMQYSLLVKPSPNLPNDQSINLYASLCLFEGTNVSMGRGTEKQFQIYGSPFLTKTNFSFTPKPNFGAKDPVYNGKECFGEDLTSYPKLKQLELKWLLKAYQNTTDKSKFFNAFFNKLAGTKKLQQQIESGVSEKEIRASWKKDLQAFQIMRKPYLLY, from the coding sequence ATGAAAAAATTTATTTCAAAAAGTGTTTTTATTGCAGTTTATCTGTTTGTAACGTCTTTGCATTCTAATTCGTTTTCAACAGCTACAACATTCGGCACATCAGAAATTAATCCTCCTGCAATTAAAACTGGAGCAGATAATTACGAGAAATATTTACCGCTTTTAAAAGACAAAAAAATAGGAATTGTAACCAATCAAACAGGAATTTTATCTAACAAAACACATTTAGTTGACTTTTTATTAAAGAAAAAAATTGCAATTCAAACCATTTTTGCACCAGAACACGGTTTTAGAGGAACTGCCGATGCAGGCGAGCATGTTGTTGACGGAAAAGATCCAAAAACTGGTTTATCAATCATTTCTCTTTATGGAGATAATAAAAAACCGAAACCTCAACAATTAAACGGAATCGACATTATGATTTTTGATCTTCAGGATGTTGGAGCTCGTTTTTACACTTATATTTCATCACTTCATTATGTAATGGAGGCTTGCGCCGAAAACAATTTACCGCTTATAATCTTAGACAGACCAAACCCAAACGGAAGTATTGTTGATGGTCCTTTGTTAGAAAAAGAATTTACCAGTTTTGTCGGCATGCACCCTATTCCGCTCCTTCACGGAATGACAATTGGAGAATATGCTCAAATGATCAACGGAGAAAAATGGCTTAAAAATGGTGTACAATGCAAATTGACCGTTATTCCTTGTTCCAATTACAATCGAAATATGCAATACAGTTTATTGGTTAAACCGTCACCAAATTTGCCAAACGACCAATCTATAAATTTGTACGCAAGTTTATGCCTTTTTGAAGGAACAAATGTCAGCATGGGACGCGGAACCGAGAAACAATTCCAAATTTACGGTTCTCCTTTTTTAACCAAAACCAATTTCAGCTTTACGCCAAAACCTAATTTCGGAGCCAAAGATCCGGTTTATAACGGAAAAGAATGTTTTGGTGAAGATTTAACTTCTTATCCAAAACTTAAACAATTAGAATTAAAATGGCTTTTAAAAGCCTATCAAAATACCACCGATAAATCTAAATTTTTCAATGCCTTTTTTAACAAACTTGCTGGAACAAAAAAATTGCAGCAGCAAATAGAATCGGGAGTTTCAGAAAAAGAAATTCGCGCAAGCTGGAAAAAAGATTTACAAGCCTTTCAAATTATGAGAAAACCGTATTTACTCTACTAA
- the murQ gene encoding N-acetylmuramic acid 6-phosphate etherase yields MKNKTPETEQESLYKDLDQMSVKELLTNINTEDQKVPQIIQGQIPKIEKLVKAIVKKMQLGGRLFYIGAGTSGRIGILDASECPPTFGVPHDMIIGIIAGGDTAIRKAVENAEDDTEQAWKDLAKFEISSLDFIIGIAASGNTPYVLGALKKAKEHNIKTGSISCISNGLIAQEADYPIEVIVGPEFLTGSTRMKAGTAQKLTLNMISTSVMIKLGKVKGNKMVDMQLSNEKLVKRGIKMIMEELGIEYDLAEELLQKHKSVRAVLLDHNSKK; encoded by the coding sequence ATGAAGAATAAAACCCCTGAAACCGAACAAGAATCTTTGTACAAAGATTTAGACCAAATGAGCGTAAAAGAACTCTTAACCAACATTAATACAGAAGATCAAAAAGTTCCGCAAATTATACAAGGACAGATTCCTAAAATTGAAAAACTCGTAAAAGCAATCGTAAAAAAAATGCAATTGGGCGGACGATTATTTTATATCGGAGCTGGAACTTCTGGACGTATCGGGATTTTGGATGCATCTGAATGTCCGCCAACTTTTGGTGTTCCGCACGACATGATTATCGGAATTATTGCTGGAGGAGATACTGCAATTAGAAAAGCAGTAGAAAATGCTGAAGACGATACCGAACAAGCTTGGAAAGATTTAGCTAAATTTGAGATTTCAAGTTTAGATTTTATTATCGGAATTGCTGCTTCTGGAAATACACCTTATGTTTTAGGCGCTTTGAAAAAAGCTAAAGAACACAATATTAAAACAGGAAGTATTTCTTGCATCAGCAATGGACTTATCGCACAAGAAGCTGATTATCCGATTGAGGTAATTGTTGGTCCAGAGTTTTTAACAGGAAGTACGAGAATGAAAGCGGGAACAGCTCAAAAACTGACTTTGAATATGATTTCGACTTCTGTAATGATTAAACTTGGAAAAGTAAAAGGCAACAAAATGGTAGACATGCAGTTGTCTAACGAAAAACTGGTAAAACGAGGCATCAAAATGATTATGGAAGAATTGGGAATTGAATATGATTTAGCCGAAGAATTACTGCAAAAACATAAAAGCGTACGTGCTGTTTTGTTAGATCATAATAGCAAAAAATAA
- a CDS encoding sodium:solute symporter, giving the protein MSSTTILIFIFVYFGLLLFISNVISKKGQDNDSFFKANKNSKWYLVAFGMIGTALSGVTFISVPGEVGSPNGEQFKYFQFVLGNAIGFIIIAKVLLPIYYRMNLTSIYSYIEQRMGIRSYKTAASIFLVSRTISSAFRLYLVVIVLQRYVFNDFHIPFPVTVLLALALIFLYTFRSGLKTIIITDTLQTFFLVSSVFITIYFVCDSLNLTVLESVSTIQKSNYSKIFFFDDFFTSKYHFVKQILGGMFVTIAMVGLDQDLMQKNLSCKNIGEAQKNMFTFTGIFVLINIIFLSLGALLYIYAAKNNVEIPLDLVTGKPRTDLLFPEIALNHLSIVPAFVFLLGIIAATFATTDSALTALTTSFCVDFLGMDKSENLDNTKNVTIRHWVHFAFSILLFLVIIVLNSFNDASVVALIFRAASYTYGPLLGLYAFGLLQKSRLVNDKLIPIICLISPIFTYFLSENSAQLFGYTFDNELIIINGLFTYIGIYLTSKRTEETISF; this is encoded by the coding sequence ATGTCTTCTACTACAATTCTCATTTTCATCTTTGTTTATTTTGGTCTTTTACTGTTTATATCAAACGTAATTAGTAAAAAAGGACAAGACAACGATTCTTTTTTCAAAGCAAATAAAAATTCCAAATGGTATCTTGTTGCCTTTGGTATGATCGGAACTGCTCTTTCTGGAGTAACTTTTATTTCTGTTCCTGGAGAAGTTGGCTCGCCAAACGGAGAACAATTCAAATATTTCCAGTTTGTTTTAGGAAACGCAATCGGATTTATCATTATTGCAAAAGTCTTGCTTCCAATCTATTACAGAATGAATCTGACTTCGATTTACAGTTATATCGAACAAAGAATGGGAATTAGAAGTTACAAAACGGCTGCTTCAATATTTTTAGTGAGCAGAACTATTAGTTCGGCTTTTAGATTGTATTTGGTGGTTATTGTTTTACAGCGATATGTTTTCAATGATTTTCATATACCTTTTCCCGTAACGGTGCTTTTGGCTTTGGCGCTTATTTTTTTGTACACTTTTAGAAGCGGTCTCAAAACCATTATTATTACCGATACTTTACAGACGTTTTTTTTAGTTAGTTCCGTGTTTATAACCATTTATTTTGTTTGTGACAGTCTTAACCTGACTGTTCTTGAGTCGGTTTCAACCATTCAGAAAAGTAATTATTCAAAAATATTTTTCTTCGATGATTTCTTTACGAGCAAGTACCACTTTGTAAAGCAAATTTTAGGAGGAATGTTTGTTACTATAGCAATGGTTGGGCTCGATCAAGATTTAATGCAGAAAAATCTAAGCTGTAAAAACATTGGAGAAGCACAAAAAAACATGTTCACATTTACAGGAATTTTTGTTTTAATCAATATTATTTTCTTGAGTTTAGGTGCATTATTATACATCTACGCTGCAAAAAATAATGTTGAAATTCCGCTTGATTTAGTAACAGGAAAACCAAGAACCGATTTGCTTTTCCCAGAAATTGCTTTAAATCATTTGTCAATTGTGCCAGCTTTTGTTTTTCTTTTGGGAATTATCGCTGCAACTTTTGCCACAACCGATTCAGCTTTAACAGCTTTAACAACTTCATTTTGTGTTGATTTTCTTGGAATGGACAAATCTGAAAATCTCGATAATACTAAAAATGTAACGATAAGACATTGGGTACATTTCGCATTTTCAATTTTACTTTTTCTTGTAATTATTGTTTTGAATTCCTTTAATGATGCTTCTGTTGTGGCTTTAATTTTCAGAGCTGCATCTTATACTTATGGACCTTTATTAGGCTTATACGCTTTCGGATTATTGCAAAAATCAAGATTAGTAAACGACAAACTGATTCCGATTATTTGCCTTATTTCGCCAATATTTACGTATTTCTTAAGCGAAAACTCAGCACAATTATTTGGATATACTTTTGATAACGAATTAATTATCATTAATGGATTATTTACTTACATCGGAATTTATTTAACCAGTAAACGCACAGAAGAAACAATCTCTTTCTAA